In a genomic window of Acidobacteriota bacterium:
- a CDS encoding DUF503 domain-containing protein, with product MRVGLLVIDVFLRGSASLKDKRRVIRAISDRARSRHNVATAEIEHQDLRQRGTLAFVSVADRQEPLERLFDRLVEEADRVVPGGISEISREFLG from the coding sequence ATGCGGGTGGGTCTTCTCGTGATCGACGTCTTCTTGCGGGGCAGCGCTTCGCTCAAAGACAAGCGCCGTGTGATCCGGGCCATCTCGGATCGCGCGCGTTCGCGGCACAACGTCGCTACCGCTGAAATCGAGCACCAGGATCTCAGGCAACGGGGCACCCTCGCCTTCGTCTCCGTCGCCGACCGCCAGGAGCCCCTCGAGCGCCTGTTCGACAGGCTCGTGGAGGAGGCCGACAGGGTCGTGCCGGGCGGCATTTCCGAAATCTCGCGGGAGTTTCTGGGATGA
- the rimP gene encoding ribosome maturation factor RimP, with protein sequence MSRSSRIESEVEGLAQTVAESLGLEIYDLVFRRGGPRWKLQVFLDRPGGRVGLDDCEQVSRQLSRELDLLDPIPHAYDLEVSSPGMDRPLRSPRHWKKAEGQQVKVRLREPGGKVQTIVGRVLAADPAAARVEDEDGTAREISFDAVVSARIQPDW encoded by the coding sequence GTGAGCCGTTCGAGCAGGATCGAGTCAGAGGTGGAGGGCCTGGCCCAGACCGTGGCGGAGAGCCTCGGGCTCGAGATCTACGACCTGGTCTTCCGCCGGGGTGGCCCCCGGTGGAAGCTGCAAGTCTTCCTCGACCGCCCCGGCGGACGCGTCGGTCTGGACGATTGCGAACAAGTGAGCCGCCAGCTTTCGAGGGAACTGGATCTGCTCGACCCGATTCCCCATGCCTATGACCTGGAGGTTTCCTCTCCGGGCATGGATCGTCCGCTGCGCTCGCCGCGACACTGGAAAAAGGCCGAGGGGCAGCAGGTCAAAGTGCGCCTGCGCGAACCGGGCGGCAAGGTGCAGACCATCGTCGGGCGGGTTCTTGCGGCGGATCCCGCTGCGGCCCGTGTCGAGGACGAAGACGGCACCGCGAGAGAGATTTCATTCGACGCGGTCGTCTCCGCCAGAATCCAACCGGACTGGTAG
- the pnp gene encoding polyribonucleotide nucleotidyltransferase: protein MARQASGALTIRQGDTVVLVTAQAANSARDIPFLPLTVEYRENMYAGGKIPGGFFKREGRPNEKETLTARLTDRPLRPLFPDGWAFETQVIALVLSADREHNPDVLAVTGASFALSLSDIPWSTPIAAVRMGLVDGEYLVNPTHEEMKKSKLDIIVAASEEAIVMVEAGAVEASEEEIITALFKGQEACQPLIAAQKELAAEAGKPKREFTPPEIPADLVEKVRATARGPLLEAMQIENKLDSYAQVGAVLDGLLAEVPEDQPEQAGQIKKIFHDLQDEILHDFVLTHKRRLDGRKLDEIRKVTIDVGVLPRTHGSALFTRGETQALVLTTLGTASDTQRIDSLEFEGEKRFMLHYNFPPFSVGEVRFLRGPGRREIGHGALAERALRPMIPSVDDFPYTIRVVSDILESNGSSSMASVCGGSLSLMDAGVPLRKPVAGIAMGLVMQGSDFAVLTDIAGAEDHHGDMDFKVTGTVDGITALQMDIKIGGVTREVMSQALEQARKARFQLLDMMNEVLAKGRDDVSPYAPRIITVWISKDKIRDVIGPGGKVIRSIQEQTGCDISIEDDGRVDIASVDLEGARRAAEIVKELTAEAELNKIYMGRVVRTTNFGAFVEILPGVEGLLHISEIAEHRVKNTTDEIEEGDEVLVKVIDIDAQGRVRLSRKAAMREKAGH from the coding sequence ATGGCCCGCCAGGCCAGCGGCGCGCTGACGATCCGCCAGGGAGATACGGTGGTTCTCGTCACCGCCCAGGCGGCCAACTCCGCCCGTGACATCCCCTTCCTTCCACTGACCGTGGAATACCGCGAAAACATGTACGCCGGCGGCAAGATCCCCGGCGGCTTCTTCAAGCGCGAGGGACGCCCCAACGAAAAGGAGACCCTCACCGCCCGTCTCACCGACCGCCCCCTGCGTCCCTTGTTCCCCGATGGGTGGGCTTTCGAGACCCAGGTGATCGCCCTGGTCCTTTCAGCGGATCGTGAACACAACCCGGACGTGCTGGCCGTCACCGGTGCCTCGTTCGCGCTCTCCCTGTCGGACATTCCCTGGAGCACGCCGATCGCCGCCGTGCGCATGGGACTGGTAGACGGAGAGTACCTGGTCAACCCCACCCACGAAGAGATGAAGAAAAGCAAGCTCGATATCATCGTGGCGGCCAGTGAAGAAGCCATCGTGATGGTCGAGGCGGGTGCGGTCGAGGCCTCCGAAGAAGAGATCATCACCGCGCTCTTCAAAGGCCAGGAAGCCTGCCAGCCGCTGATCGCCGCGCAGAAGGAACTGGCTGCCGAGGCCGGAAAGCCCAAGCGCGAGTTCACCCCGCCGGAAATCCCCGCCGATCTGGTGGAGAAGGTTCGCGCCACGGCCCGCGGCCCCCTGCTCGAGGCCATGCAGATCGAGAACAAGCTCGATTCCTACGCCCAGGTCGGCGCTGTTCTCGATGGCTTGCTTGCCGAGGTTCCCGAAGATCAGCCCGAGCAGGCCGGTCAGATCAAGAAGATCTTCCACGACCTGCAGGACGAAATCCTCCATGACTTCGTGCTGACCCACAAGCGCCGGCTCGATGGCCGCAAACTCGACGAGATCCGCAAGGTGACCATCGATGTGGGCGTGCTGCCCCGGACTCACGGCTCGGCGCTGTTTACCCGCGGCGAGACCCAGGCCCTGGTTCTGACGACCCTCGGCACGGCTTCCGACACCCAGCGCATCGACTCACTCGAATTCGAAGGCGAGAAACGCTTCATGCTGCACTACAACTTCCCGCCCTTCTCAGTCGGTGAAGTCCGATTCCTGCGCGGCCCCGGCCGCCGGGAGATCGGCCACGGCGCGCTCGCGGAACGGGCCCTGCGACCGATGATTCCCTCTGTCGACGATTTTCCCTACACCATTCGGGTGGTCTCGGACATCCTCGAATCCAATGGCTCGTCTTCGATGGCCTCGGTCTGCGGCGGATCCCTTTCGCTGATGGACGCGGGCGTGCCCCTGCGCAAACCCGTGGCTGGAATCGCCATGGGCCTGGTGATGCAGGGCAGTGACTTCGCCGTGCTGACCGACATCGCCGGCGCCGAGGATCACCACGGTGACATGGACTTCAAAGTCACCGGCACCGTCGACGGCATCACCGCATTGCAGATGGACATCAAGATCGGCGGCGTGACCCGCGAGGTGATGAGCCAGGCTCTCGAGCAAGCCCGCAAGGCCCGTTTCCAACTGCTCGACATGATGAACGAGGTTCTCGCCAAGGGCCGCGACGATGTCTCCCCCTATGCGCCGCGGATCATTACCGTCTGGATCTCGAAAGACAAGATTCGTGACGTGATCGGCCCGGGCGGCAAGGTGATCCGTTCGATCCAGGAACAGACCGGCTGCGACATCTCCATCGAAGACGACGGACGGGTGGACATCGCCTCGGTGGACCTCGAAGGCGCCCGGCGAGCCGCCGAAATCGTCAAGGAACTCACTGCGGAGGCCGAGTTGAACAAGATCTACATGGGCCGCGTGGTGCGGACCACCAACTTCGGTGCCTTCGTGGAGATCCTCCCCGGCGTCGAGGGCCTGCTTCATATCTCCGAGATCGCCGAACACCGGGTCAAGAACACTACCGACGAGATCGAGGAAGGTGATGAGGTCCTGGTCAAGGTGATCGATATCGACGCCCAGGGGCGCGTCCGCTTGTCACGCAAGGCAGCGATGCGGGAGAAGGCGGGCCACTAG
- the rpsO gene encoding 30S ribosomal protein S15, whose amino-acid sequence MNKPGLSPEKIQEFRRHEADSGSPEVQIAALTARIKHLTEHFKIHKHDHHGRLGLLKMVGRRRRLLRFLKRKNPAAYRQVIEKLGIRR is encoded by the coding sequence ATGAACAAACCAGGACTCAGCCCGGAGAAGATCCAGGAGTTTCGCCGTCACGAGGCGGACAGCGGCTCCCCGGAGGTGCAGATCGCGGCACTGACCGCGCGGATCAAGCACCTGACCGAGCATTTCAAAATTCACAAGCACGATCACCACGGACGACTGGGCCTGCTCAAAATGGTGGGCAGGCGGCGGCGGCTGCTCCGCTTTTTGAAGCGGAAGAACCCCGCCGCGTACCGGCAGGTGATCGAAAAGCTGGGAATCCGCCGCTGA
- the truB gene encoding tRNA pseudouridine(55) synthase TruB: MKQGTPCGLLLIDKTAGMTSHDVVRRVRRNLGLRRVGHAGTLDPFATGLLPCLVGPATRLVRFLHGWPKTYTGRIRLGEETDTLDLEGTVTERRDPPLQPPPWKVLRELSRTLSGTYRQTPPAYSAKKIGGTRAHRLARQGHAPVLQAIEITVHRLRLQASAPAELLFAARVSSGTYIRSLARDLGRRLGTLGHLTVLRRTAIGPLSVRQAVTTDVTREDMRAALIPLSAIPLPLPTIELPDAGARDFCHGRAIQAPHPIPPAVEQHLRAVDSLHRLLGVARVEKDGWIRPEVVLGQGLADPDSGC, from the coding sequence ATGAAGCAAGGCACGCCCTGCGGCCTGCTGCTGATCGACAAGACCGCAGGGATGACCAGCCACGACGTGGTCCGCCGGGTCCGCCGCAACCTGGGGCTGCGCCGGGTCGGGCATGCGGGGACCCTCGACCCCTTCGCCACGGGACTCCTGCCCTGCCTGGTAGGCCCGGCCACACGATTGGTTCGCTTTCTCCATGGCTGGCCCAAGACCTACACCGGCCGCATCCGGCTCGGTGAAGAGACCGACACCCTCGACCTGGAAGGCACGGTGACCGAGCGTCGCGATCCTCCTCTGCAACCTCCCCCCTGGAAAGTCCTGCGGGAGTTGAGCCGCACCCTCAGCGGCACCTACCGCCAGACGCCACCGGCCTACTCGGCCAAGAAAATCGGCGGTACGCGGGCCCATCGGCTCGCCCGCCAGGGCCACGCGCCCGTGCTTCAGGCGATCGAGATCACCGTCCACCGCCTGCGGCTCCAGGCCTCCGCCCCCGCCGAGTTGCTCTTCGCGGCCCGGGTTTCCAGCGGCACCTACATCCGTTCGCTGGCCAGGGACCTGGGCCGCCGATTGGGCACCCTGGGGCACCTGACCGTGTTGCGTCGCACGGCCATCGGCCCCCTCTCGGTGCGCCAGGCCGTCACAACGGACGTCACGCGCGAAGACATGCGCGCAGCCCTGATCCCCCTTTCGGCCATCCCCCTGCCCCTGCCCACCATCGAGCTCCCGGATGCCGGCGCGCGGGATTTCTGTCACGGCAGGGCCATCCAGGCGCCCCATCCCATCCCCCCAGCCGTTGAACAACACCTGAGGGCGGTAGACTCCCTGCACCGCCTGCTGGGAGTGGCCCGCGTGGAAAAAGACGGCTGGATCCGCCCGGAGGTCGTTCTCGGCCAAGGGCTTGCCGACCCCGACTCCGGGTGCTAG
- the nusA gene encoding transcription termination factor NusA produces the protein MAQNQLIQAIEQIGREKGIDRDVIIRALEDAFAAASRKVLRTKENIGSTFDQETGDFEVFARKRVVPEVEDPDTEISLEEALEHDPEADFDQELRFPREVPELGRIAAQAAKQVIYQKVKEAEREKIYNDYIDRVGEPINGIVKRFERGDLIIDLGPTEGIIPRREQSRAEHYNQGDRMRAIIVDVERSGKGPQVILSRTDPRLVMELFKMEVPEIYDGTVRIVSTARDPGERSKIAVQSRDRDVDPVGACVGMKGNRVQSVIRELRGERIDIVQYHEDPLAFVREALKPASANRVAMKDPVEREVEVIVADEQLSQAIGKRGQNVRLAGRLVGWRIDIKSETEKRAEVEAEDEARARAAGLFQRLQIPDEVVASLIEAGFRDLEQLIAADLEDLTRVPGIDVDMCLHIHDHAEQVIQAVRQEEEEARRLAEQFAAERQPAAEDEVDASVLLGLPDQQNPGEEDSPEAETRDTAPAEGAAETGPQE, from the coding sequence ATGGCCCAGAACCAACTGATCCAGGCCATCGAGCAGATCGGCCGGGAAAAGGGTATCGACAGAGACGTGATCATTCGCGCCCTGGAGGACGCCTTCGCCGCGGCCTCGAGGAAAGTTCTCCGAACCAAGGAGAACATCGGCTCCACCTTCGACCAGGAGACCGGTGATTTCGAAGTCTTCGCGCGCAAGCGCGTGGTCCCCGAAGTCGAGGATCCGGACACCGAAATCTCCCTCGAGGAAGCCCTCGAACACGACCCGGAAGCGGACTTCGACCAGGAGTTGCGCTTCCCCCGCGAGGTTCCGGAGCTTGGCCGCATCGCGGCCCAGGCCGCCAAGCAGGTGATCTATCAAAAGGTCAAGGAGGCCGAGCGGGAGAAGATCTACAACGATTACATCGACCGGGTGGGCGAGCCCATCAATGGCATCGTCAAGCGCTTCGAACGGGGAGACCTGATCATCGATCTCGGCCCCACCGAGGGCATCATCCCCCGCCGAGAACAGTCCCGGGCCGAACACTACAACCAGGGCGACCGGATGCGCGCGATCATCGTGGACGTCGAGCGTTCCGGCAAGGGCCCCCAGGTGATTCTCTCGCGCACCGATCCGCGGCTCGTGATGGAGCTGTTCAAGATGGAGGTGCCGGAAATCTACGACGGGACGGTGCGCATCGTCTCCACCGCCCGGGATCCGGGCGAGCGGAGCAAGATCGCCGTTCAATCCCGTGATCGCGACGTCGACCCGGTCGGGGCTTGCGTGGGGATGAAGGGCAACCGGGTGCAGTCCGTCATTCGGGAACTGCGCGGCGAGCGGATCGACATCGTCCAGTATCACGAGGACCCGCTGGCCTTCGTGCGCGAAGCTCTCAAGCCCGCTTCGGCGAACCGCGTCGCAATGAAAGACCCGGTCGAGCGCGAGGTGGAGGTCATCGTCGCCGATGAGCAGCTCTCCCAAGCCATCGGCAAGCGGGGACAGAACGTGCGCCTGGCCGGTCGACTGGTCGGCTGGCGGATCGATATCAAGAGTGAGACCGAAAAACGCGCCGAGGTGGAAGCCGAGGACGAGGCCCGGGCCCGTGCGGCGGGGCTGTTCCAGCGACTACAGATTCCCGACGAGGTCGTCGCGTCGCTGATCGAGGCCGGGTTCCGCGATCTCGAACAACTCATCGCCGCCGATCTCGAGGACCTCACGCGTGTCCCCGGCATCGACGTCGACATGTGCCTGCACATCCATGATCACGCCGAGCAGGTGATCCAGGCCGTCCGCCAGGAAGAGGAGGAGGCTCGACGCCTCGCCGAGCAGTTTGCCGCTGAACGACAACCCGCCGCGGAAGACGAGGTGGACGCCAGTGTTCTGCTCGGTCTTCCTGACCAGCAGAATCCCGGGGAGGAGGACTCCCCGGAAGCCGAAACCCGCGATACCGCCCCGGCAGAGGGCGCGGCCGAAACCGGGCCGCAGGAATAA
- the infB gene encoding translation initiation factor IF-2, with protein MRIFQLAKELKVESQDLLDALEDMGIEAKSNLASLTDELEAELRELFKPKPKAAANAKEEAIRRALAEREARERAAADAARREEQRKEEARRAAREKALARRSAARKKPEEGEPSTVPAPQPQAPPTPAAPPPAAQAAPPAPEPPVTEEARPAAEAPATAAPTNQEAPAAEAPPPAEAPATADPPTRSPAQPAGPTATRGGGLGKAVIAPPPTTAKERAELLGRPLSDLRPTRPDPRAASAGAVPRRGTAARPSPGQRPGSRKGKKGGRRQQQQEAAAEARQAAARRAEVPETPVGEVKISDGITIKDLADRMNRKAKDVITRLFMEKKIMATINLALDEETAAWVVEAFGGTPHRVTMEEEALAEASSISGEDLPDYAEGEGIPRPPVVTMMGHVDHGKTSLLDAIRRTRVAEREAGGITQHIGAYKITQKHEGKDREIVFLDTPGHAAFTMMRARGARVTDVVVLVVAADDGVMPQTIEAIHHAKAADVPLVVAVNKIDKPNAAPDRVLQQLIEHDVLVEAFGGDTVTVNVSARTGDGIDQLLEMILLVSDVLELQADPKRPATGTVLEAKLDKSRGPIATVLVQNGTLKIGDVFVVGASMGRVRALVDEHDKRLKEAGPATPVVVMGLDEVPQAGDMLQVFPDEQKARQISVYRRQQQKEEEQARRTALPTLDKLHEMIQQGDVNELPLVIKADVQGSVEVLSAAMEELSTSEVKVRVIHSGTGAITENDILLASASRAIIIGFNVRPERGVPEIAQRVGVDIRLHTVIYKVAEEIEQAMLATLSPVEKEVYLGRVEVRETFRVPKLGVIAGCYVVDGLVRRDAQVRLLRDNVVIHEGKIGSLKRFKDDAREVRAGFECGISIERYQDIKPGDEIEAFVVESVKRESLNA; from the coding sequence GTGCGGATTTTCCAACTGGCCAAGGAGCTCAAAGTCGAGAGCCAGGACCTGCTCGACGCCCTCGAAGATATGGGCATCGAGGCCAAGTCCAATCTGGCCTCGCTGACCGACGAGCTGGAGGCCGAGCTGCGCGAGCTTTTCAAGCCGAAGCCCAAGGCTGCCGCCAACGCCAAGGAAGAGGCCATTCGGCGGGCTCTCGCGGAGCGGGAAGCCCGCGAACGCGCCGCTGCCGATGCCGCGCGGCGCGAAGAGCAGCGCAAGGAAGAAGCCCGGCGCGCGGCCCGCGAAAAGGCTCTCGCCCGCCGCAGTGCGGCGCGCAAAAAGCCCGAGGAGGGTGAGCCCAGCACCGTCCCGGCTCCCCAGCCCCAAGCCCCCCCGACTCCCGCGGCTCCCCCCCCCGCGGCCCAGGCCGCGCCACCGGCCCCCGAGCCGCCGGTGACGGAAGAGGCCCGGCCCGCGGCGGAAGCGCCCGCGACGGCTGCCCCGACGAACCAGGAGGCCCCCGCGGCGGAAGCCCCGCCCCCCGCAGAGGCGCCCGCCACCGCCGACCCGCCGACCCGGTCGCCGGCGCAGCCTGCCGGTCCGACGGCCACCCGGGGAGGCGGCCTGGGCAAGGCCGTCATCGCCCCCCCCCCGACGACGGCCAAAGAGCGGGCCGAGCTTCTCGGCCGGCCTCTTTCCGATCTGCGGCCGACCCGACCGGATCCCCGCGCCGCCAGCGCCGGTGCCGTTCCGCGTCGAGGTACGGCGGCTCGCCCCTCGCCCGGCCAGCGCCCCGGGTCCCGCAAGGGCAAGAAAGGCGGCCGGCGCCAACAGCAACAGGAAGCCGCCGCCGAAGCCCGGCAGGCCGCCGCGCGCCGCGCAGAGGTCCCCGAGACACCGGTGGGCGAAGTGAAGATTTCCGACGGCATCACGATTAAAGACCTTGCCGATCGCATGAACCGCAAGGCCAAGGACGTCATCACCCGCCTGTTCATGGAAAAGAAGATCATGGCCACGATCAACCTCGCCCTCGACGAGGAGACCGCGGCATGGGTCGTTGAAGCCTTCGGTGGGACCCCTCACCGGGTGACCATGGAAGAGGAAGCCCTCGCCGAAGCGAGCAGCATCAGTGGCGAGGATCTGCCGGACTACGCCGAAGGCGAAGGCATTCCACGGCCACCGGTGGTGACGATGATGGGCCACGTGGACCATGGAAAGACGAGTCTGCTCGACGCAATCCGCCGGACCCGCGTCGCCGAGCGGGAAGCGGGCGGCATCACCCAGCACATCGGTGCCTACAAGATCACCCAGAAGCACGAAGGCAAGGATCGCGAGATCGTCTTCCTCGACACTCCGGGTCACGCCGCCTTCACCATGATGCGCGCCCGCGGCGCCCGGGTGACCGACGTGGTGGTCCTGGTCGTGGCAGCCGACGACGGCGTCATGCCCCAGACCATCGAGGCGATCCACCACGCCAAGGCCGCCGATGTTCCCCTCGTAGTGGCCGTCAACAAGATCGACAAGCCCAACGCCGCGCCAGATCGCGTCCTCCAGCAGTTGATCGAGCACGATGTCCTGGTCGAGGCTTTCGGCGGCGATACGGTGACGGTCAACGTCTCGGCCAGGACCGGAGACGGCATCGACCAACTGCTCGAGATGATCCTGCTGGTCTCCGATGTCCTCGAACTGCAGGCCGACCCCAAGCGCCCTGCCACCGGCACGGTGCTCGAGGCCAAACTCGACAAGTCCCGAGGCCCTATTGCGACTGTCCTGGTGCAGAACGGCACGCTGAAAATCGGCGACGTCTTCGTCGTCGGCGCGAGCATGGGCCGTGTCCGAGCCCTGGTGGACGAACACGACAAGCGGCTGAAGGAAGCCGGGCCTGCGACACCGGTGGTGGTCATGGGACTCGACGAAGTGCCCCAGGCCGGTGACATGCTCCAAGTCTTCCCGGACGAGCAGAAGGCCAGGCAGATCTCGGTCTACCGCCGGCAACAACAGAAGGAAGAAGAGCAGGCGCGCCGGACCGCCCTGCCGACCCTCGACAAGCTTCACGAGATGATCCAGCAGGGCGATGTCAACGAGTTGCCGCTGGTGATCAAGGCGGACGTTCAGGGTTCGGTCGAAGTGCTCTCGGCCGCGATGGAGGAACTCTCCACTTCCGAGGTGAAGGTACGCGTGATCCACTCCGGAACCGGTGCCATCACCGAGAACGACATCCTGCTCGCCTCGGCGAGCCGCGCGATCATCATCGGCTTCAACGTCCGCCCCGAGCGCGGTGTCCCCGAAATCGCCCAGCGCGTCGGCGTGGACATTCGCCTGCACACTGTGATCTACAAGGTGGCCGAAGAGATCGAACAGGCCATGCTCGCCACCCTCTCCCCCGTCGAAAAGGAAGTCTACCTCGGCCGAGTGGAGGTGCGCGAAACCTTCCGGGTGCCCAAACTCGGGGTCATCGCCGGCTGTTATGTGGTCGACGGCCTCGTGCGTCGCGACGCACAGGTTCGCCTGCTGCGTGACAACGTCGTGATCCACGAGGGCAAGATCGGCTCGCTCAAGCGCTTCAAGGACGATGCGCGGGAGGTGCGTGCCGGCTTCGAATGCGGTATCAGCATCGAACGCTACCAGGACATCAAGCCCGGCGACGAGATCGAGGCCTTCGTGGTGGAATCGGTCAAGCGCGAATCTCTCAACGCTTGA